One Georgenia wutianyii DNA segment encodes these proteins:
- a CDS encoding HAD family hydrolase, which yields MTEDPGAARALLHTRRLVVLDFDGPVTRLLPGEEFLRVSAGALDLAVALGLAPDDELTGQTDHVQLLRLLSRRDPAVAREVERWCTAQEVAAARSARPVEAAASFVARCRERGTAVAVVTNNAPEAVRAVLAHGGPLLAALAVHGRDPAAPERLKPAPDMLLAAARDAGVHPDETVMVGDSTSDVEAATAAGMPCIGLSDSTERRAELIAAGAVAVVADLTGVAV from the coding sequence ATGACCGAGGACCCCGGCGCCGCGCGGGCGCTGCTGCACACCCGCCGGCTCGTCGTGCTCGACTTCGACGGCCCGGTCACCCGCCTCCTGCCCGGCGAGGAGTTCCTCCGGGTGTCGGCCGGGGCGCTCGACCTCGCCGTCGCCCTCGGCCTCGCGCCCGACGACGAGCTCACCGGGCAGACCGACCACGTCCAGCTCCTGCGCCTCCTCTCCCGACGCGACCCGGCGGTCGCCCGCGAGGTCGAGCGGTGGTGCACCGCCCAGGAGGTCGCGGCCGCCCGCTCGGCCCGGCCGGTCGAGGCGGCGGCGTCCTTCGTCGCGCGGTGCCGGGAGCGGGGCACGGCCGTCGCCGTCGTGACGAACAACGCCCCCGAGGCGGTGCGCGCCGTCCTCGCCCACGGTGGTCCGCTGCTCGCCGCCCTCGCCGTCCACGGGCGCGACCCTGCGGCCCCGGAACGGCTCAAGCCGGCGCCGGACATGCTGCTCGCGGCGGCCCGTGACGCCGGGGTCCACCCCGACGAGACCGTCATGGTCGGTGACAGCACCTCCGACGTCGAGGCGGCGACGGCGGCCGGCATGCCGTGCATCGGACTCTCGGACAGCACCGAGCGGCGCGCCGAGCTGATCGCCGCCGGAGCCGTCGCCGTCGTGGCCGACCTCACAGGAGTGGCCGTCTGA
- the orn gene encoding oligoribonuclease: MPAQLKDPIVWIDCEMTGLDLGTDALIEVAVVVTDSELRPVDAGIDLVIAPPPGALEQMGDVVREMHTTSGLLDVLDEGLTMEEAQERVLQYVRRWVPEARKAPLAGNSVGTDRAFLERDMPELVEHLHYRIIDVSSVKELARRWYPRAYFHSPSKNGGHRALADILESIDELRYYRAALWPAGEGPDTPTVKAAAQAVKADSTASQVAALAARASASETGVTAS; encoded by the coding sequence ATGCCTGCTCAACTGAAGGACCCGATCGTCTGGATCGACTGCGAGATGACCGGCCTGGACCTCGGCACGGACGCGCTCATCGAGGTGGCCGTCGTCGTCACCGACTCCGAGCTCCGGCCGGTCGACGCCGGGATCGACCTCGTCATCGCCCCGCCCCCGGGTGCGCTGGAGCAGATGGGGGACGTCGTGCGCGAGATGCACACGACCTCCGGCCTGCTCGACGTGCTCGACGAGGGCCTGACGATGGAGGAGGCGCAGGAGCGGGTGCTGCAGTACGTGCGCCGCTGGGTGCCCGAGGCCCGCAAGGCGCCCCTCGCCGGCAACTCGGTGGGCACCGACCGCGCGTTCCTCGAGCGGGACATGCCCGAGCTCGTCGAGCACCTGCACTACCGGATCATCGACGTCTCCTCGGTCAAGGAGCTCGCCCGCCGCTGGTACCCGAGGGCCTACTTCCACTCTCCCAGCAAGAACGGCGGGCACCGCGCGCTGGCCGACATCCTGGAGAGCATCGACGAGCTGCGTTACTACCGCGCCGCCCTGTGGCCGGCGGGCGAGGGCCCCGACACCCCGACGGTCAAGGCCGCCGCGCAGGCCGTCAAGGCGGACTCGACGGCGTCCCAGGTCGCCGCGCTCGCGGCCCGCGCGTCGGCGAGTGAGACAGGAGTCACCGCCTCCTGA